In Bythopirellula goksoeyrii, a single window of DNA contains:
- a CDS encoding glycoside hydrolase family protein, which yields MITNSDILLSLNEKLTLNLCLMSCSLLFCMSLSAETSWAAPKEREVVEARQRDPESTVTQEEMKAIYEEVKTPYKYGIVMRPSEGHSIDCPNIFRGDDAWYMVYVGIKGKIGYETYLARSEDLLNWKPLGTILPFRESGWDKWQADGSIALVDPTWGGSMKLQSYDGKYWMSYFGGALQGYETDPLSLGLAWTTQPQKPQPWNRLEENPVLTPNQPDARPFERATLYKSQILWDKSESLGYPFVMYYNGKQQGEGIERIGMAVSKDMKTWSRYGSGPVIDNGKGISGDPQIVKIDDLWVMFYFGLGWGPGAFDSFSCSKDLVHWTQWDGEVLIQPSEPWDKTFAHKPWMLKHDGVVYHFYCAVGKEGRALALATSVDLRKN from the coding sequence ATGATAACAAACTCAGACATTCTCTTGTCATTAAATGAGAAACTTACATTGAATTTATGCTTGATGAGTTGCTCGTTGCTCTTCTGCATGAGTCTTTCTGCTGAGACTTCTTGGGCCGCGCCCAAAGAAAGAGAAGTCGTTGAAGCCCGCCAACGAGATCCCGAGAGTACCGTAACACAGGAAGAGATGAAGGCGATCTACGAGGAAGTCAAAACACCATATAAATATGGAATCGTAATGCGACCCAGTGAAGGTCATTCGATTGATTGCCCGAACATTTTTCGTGGAGATGATGCCTGGTATATGGTATACGTAGGGATTAAGGGCAAGATTGGTTACGAAACCTATCTGGCACGCAGCGAAGATTTGCTGAATTGGAAACCACTAGGGACAATTCTTCCTTTTCGTGAGAGCGGTTGGGATAAATGGCAAGCCGATGGAAGCATTGCTTTGGTCGACCCCACTTGGGGAGGGTCGATGAAGCTGCAATCCTATGACGGAAAATACTGGATGTCTTACTTCGGCGGCGCCCTGCAAGGCTACGAAACCGATCCGCTGTCGTTAGGGCTAGCTTGGACTACTCAGCCCCAGAAACCACAACCCTGGAATCGTCTGGAAGAAAATCCAGTGCTAACTCCGAATCAGCCAGATGCCCGCCCTTTCGAACGCGCTACGCTCTATAAGAGTCAGATCCTTTGGGATAAATCGGAATCGTTGGGCTACCCCTTTGTCATGTATTACAACGGGAAGCAGCAGGGTGAAGGAATTGAACGAATTGGAATGGCGGTATCCAAGGACATGAAGACCTGGTCGCGCTATGGCTCTGGACCGGTGATCGACAATGGAAAAGGAATCTCTGGAGATCCTCAGATCGTCAAGATCGATGACTTATGGGTCATGTTTTATTTTGGTTTAGGATGGGGGCCAGGAGCGTTCGATAGTTTTTCCTGTTCCAAGGATCTAGTGCATTGGACTCAGTGGGATGGAGAGGTCCTAATTCAACCTTCGGAGCCTTGGGATAAGACTTTTGCCCACAAGCCTTGGATGCTCAAACATGATGGCGTGGTTTATCATTTCTACTGCGCAGTCGGCAAGGAAGGCCGCGCACTTGCCCTGGCAACTTCTGTGGATCTTCGGAAGAACTAA
- a CDS encoding glycoside hydrolase family 95 protein, translating to MKIHLWEIVLFLLAISVANSVARESESELVWFDRPATHFTESSPLGNGRLGAMIYGGTIDETVVLNESGMWSGSTQEADRLGAAEFLPEIRRLLFLGKNVAAEKLMNEEFTCTGQGSGHGSAAELPYGSYQTLCKLQIKFLQNETAPSVQNYRRELDLHDAVVRIEYSRNGVDYLREAFVSFPDQVFLYRFTANKKNSLSFDVSLSRSERSNTKNVGKDELQIEGQLDDGKEGETGVGFCSRVRVLHDGGMVTTQDGTLKVRSANSVVLLVSAATDLEALVSQVDEDIYKATEVVLDRAAAKPFADLLKDHISDYQNYYNRVGLRLAPTRIDSRSKLPTEERLHANWRDTQDNSLAALYFNFGRYLLISSSRPGGRPANLQGIWASEIQTPWNGDWHANINVQMNYWPAEVCNLAELHEPLFRLIESLVEPGSQTAQIYYNARGWVSHVLANPWGFTSPAERVSWGSTNTCSAWLCQHLWEHYLFTQDREFLLSVYPIMKEAAQFYLDTLVEHPTQEWFVTAPSTSPENRFLLPNGEEASICIGATMDMQILRSFLYACREAANELDCDEVFRTQLSDVIGRLAPTRIASDGRIMEWDQEYPEKDPEHRHVSHLWGLYPGDEISNSQTPELAAAARKSLNVRGDSGTGWGLANKIAMWARLHDGDRAHRLLQQHLHPVTHGQRKQQWSGGTYPNLFDAHPPFQIDGNFGATAAIAEMLVQSSISDIDNIKHVNIELLPALPTAWPEGEVRGLCTRGGFEIALNWKDGKLGDVEIHSRHGLPLQLRYKSQEVTLTPARGEKVHFDGDLKLLSTPKSAVVPPSGSNK from the coding sequence ATGAAAATCCATTTGTGGGAGATTGTCTTATTTCTACTCGCAATTAGTGTTGCGAACTCAGTAGCTCGTGAGTCGGAAAGCGAGCTAGTATGGTTCGACAGACCAGCGACTCATTTTACAGAATCGTCCCCTCTCGGTAACGGTCGGTTGGGTGCCATGATCTATGGAGGCACGATCGACGAAACGGTTGTACTCAACGAGAGCGGGATGTGGTCGGGCTCGACTCAAGAAGCCGACCGACTTGGTGCTGCGGAGTTTCTTCCGGAAATTCGCCGCTTGCTTTTCTTGGGTAAAAACGTCGCAGCTGAAAAGCTTATGAACGAAGAGTTTACTTGTACTGGCCAGGGGTCAGGTCATGGCAGTGCCGCCGAATTGCCTTATGGCAGTTATCAGACACTGTGTAAGCTTCAGATCAAATTCCTGCAGAATGAAACCGCTCCCTCGGTGCAGAACTATCGACGCGAGCTCGACCTGCATGATGCAGTTGTTCGAATAGAATATTCTCGGAATGGGGTTGATTACCTGCGAGAGGCCTTCGTTAGCTTCCCTGACCAAGTATTCCTATACCGATTTACTGCCAACAAGAAGAATTCTCTTTCTTTCGATGTTTCGCTGTCTCGTTCCGAGCGAAGCAATACAAAAAATGTTGGCAAAGATGAACTGCAAATTGAAGGACAGCTCGACGATGGAAAAGAGGGAGAGACAGGTGTCGGCTTTTGCAGCCGCGTGAGAGTGTTGCACGATGGTGGTATGGTCACCACTCAGGATGGCACACTAAAAGTTCGAAGTGCGAATTCGGTCGTGTTGTTGGTAAGTGCTGCCACGGATTTAGAAGCTCTCGTGAGTCAAGTGGATGAAGATATATATAAAGCCACAGAGGTTGTACTTGATCGCGCAGCAGCCAAGCCGTTTGCTGATTTGTTGAAAGATCACATAAGCGACTATCAGAACTATTACAATCGCGTCGGTCTCCGGCTCGCTCCTACCCGCATAGATTCTCGTTCTAAGTTGCCGACGGAAGAAAGATTGCATGCCAATTGGAGAGACACACAAGACAATAGTCTGGCAGCGCTCTATTTCAATTTTGGCCGGTATCTTTTGATTTCGTCTTCTCGGCCTGGGGGAAGGCCCGCAAATCTCCAGGGAATTTGGGCATCTGAAATCCAGACCCCGTGGAATGGTGACTGGCATGCCAATATTAATGTCCAGATGAACTATTGGCCCGCCGAAGTCTGCAATCTCGCTGAACTTCATGAGCCACTCTTTCGTCTCATAGAATCCCTTGTGGAGCCGGGGTCACAGACTGCACAAATCTATTACAACGCGAGAGGTTGGGTGTCGCATGTCTTGGCGAATCCCTGGGGATTCACTTCTCCTGCCGAGCGGGTCAGTTGGGGATCTACAAATACCTGCTCAGCTTGGCTTTGCCAGCACTTGTGGGAGCACTATCTCTTCACTCAAGACCGGGAATTCCTTCTGAGTGTCTACCCTATCATGAAGGAAGCTGCTCAATTCTATTTGGATACCCTGGTGGAGCACCCCACCCAAGAGTGGTTCGTTACTGCACCTTCGACGTCTCCAGAAAACCGCTTCTTGCTGCCCAATGGTGAAGAAGCTTCCATCTGTATTGGCGCTACAATGGATATGCAGATTCTACGTTCATTTCTCTATGCATGTCGTGAAGCTGCCAATGAATTGGACTGCGACGAAGTATTTCGTACTCAGCTTTCTGATGTCATTGGGCGATTGGCACCGACGCGAATCGCCTCGGATGGGCGTATCATGGAATGGGACCAAGAGTACCCAGAAAAGGATCCAGAACATAGACATGTCTCTCATCTGTGGGGGCTCTACCCTGGCGACGAAATTAGTAATAGTCAGACTCCGGAATTGGCTGCAGCGGCCCGCAAATCGTTGAATGTCCGAGGAGATTCAGGCACCGGGTGGGGACTGGCCAACAAGATCGCTATGTGGGCGCGCTTGCACGACGGAGATCGGGCACATCGATTGCTCCAACAACATTTACATCCCGTTACCCATGGTCAACGGAAGCAACAGTGGAGTGGTGGAACTTACCCCAACCTGTTCGATGCACATCCTCCATTTCAGATTGACGGTAATTTTGGAGCAACGGCAGCGATTGCCGAAATGTTAGTACAGAGTTCCATAAGCGACATTGATAACATCAAGCACGTCAATATTGAACTTCTGCCTGCTCTTCCCACTGCATGGCCGGAAGGAGAGGTACGGGGGTTGTGTACTCGAGGAGGGTTTGAGATTGCGCTGAATTGGAAAGACGGCAAATTGGGCGATGTTGAGATTCACAGCCGTCATGGCTTACCGCTCCAACTTCGCTACAAATCTCAGGAAGTCACATTGACGCCAGCACGCGGCGAGAAGGTACATTTCGATGGGGATCTGAAATTATTGAGTACACCTAAATCTGCAGTGGTCCCACCATCAGGTTCAAACAAGTGA